The following proteins come from a genomic window of Crassostrea angulata isolate pt1a10 chromosome 1, ASM2561291v2, whole genome shotgun sequence:
- the LOC128157377 gene encoding uncharacterized protein LOC128157377 isoform X3, whose amino-acid sequence MNLSSFRNCFLSCFEKMITNLLRPLLLLEIWLSVVFDARSVYSCDANILRGYNASFGSGIILGGNECRILHHFKGKFAYSVKLLNNGACDIMCEILYQDFFNHQQYQFCDDTVTIIEADVEGISTVRLLNPGATDTEASAKFCLTISYLAIYPSFPFELNCGNEATTDAWVVRTEKNPSVTGQSDRNRSISESERRPDAYQPSCVLIVLLVVAILCILVLVALLIYFRRKWKSPHHKAGLITPGVGSESINYVSETPNSGIYTGLDHATHYQDPNGHYTALHQTNRPASYLVPATYQDVK is encoded by the exons ATGAACCTCTCATCATTTCGCAACTGTTTTCTATCGTGCTTTGAAAAGATGATCACAAATCTACTACGTCCGCTTTTACTGTTGGAAATTTGGCTCAGCGTAGTCTTTG ATGCAAGATCCGTGTATAGTTGCGATGCCAACATATTACGGGGTTATAATGCCTCATTTGGATCTGGAATCATTTTGGGTGGAAACGAATGCAGAATTTTGCACcatttcaaaggaaaattcgcaTATTCGGTGAAACTTTTGAATAATGGAGCATGTGATATAATGTGCGAGATTCTTTACCAAGACTTTTTCAACCACcagcaatatcaattttgtgATGACACGGTTACAATTATTGAGGCAGACGTGGAAGGAATATCAACTGTGAGGCTCCTTAATCCTGGGGCAACTGATACAGAAGCAAGCGCCaaattttgtttaacgatttccTACCTTG CCATTTATCCATCATTCCCTTTCGAACTGAATTGTGGAAATGAAGCGACGACTGACGCGTGGGTCGTGAGAACAGAAAAGAATCCTTCCGTGACTGGGCAGTCTG ACAGGAATCGGTCCATATCTGAAAGTGAACGAAGACCAGATGCATATCAACCTTCTTGTG TTCTCATTGTGTTGCTTGTTGTTGCCATTCTTTGCATTTTGGTTCTTGTGGCATTGCTTATCTACTTCAGAAG GAAATGGAAGTCACCTCACCATAAAGCAGGACTCATTACGCCTGGGGTAGGGAGTGAATCCATCAACTATGTCAGTGAGACACCAAACAGCGGCATTTACACGGGACTAGACCATGCTACACACTACCAAGACCCGAATGGACACTACACAGCTTTACACCAAACCAACAG GCCAGCGAGTTACCTTGTACCAGCTACCTACCAAGATGTCAAGTGA
- the LOC128157377 gene encoding uncharacterized protein LOC128157377 isoform X1: protein MNLSSFRNCFLSCFEKMITNLLRPLLLLEIWLSVVFDARSVYSCDANILRGYNASFGSGIILGGNECRILHHFKGKFAYSVKLLNNGACDIMCEILYQDFFNHQQYQFCDDTVTIIEADVEGISTVRLLNPGATDTEASAKFCLTISYLAIYPSFPFELNCGNEATTDAWVVRTEKNPSVTGQSVNVDEDIRSSDRNRSISESERRPDAYQPSCVLIVLLVVAILCILVLVALLIYFRRKWKSPHHKAGLITPGVGSESINYVSETPNSGIYTGLDHATHYQDPNGHYTALHQTNRPASYLVPATYQDVK, encoded by the exons ATGAACCTCTCATCATTTCGCAACTGTTTTCTATCGTGCTTTGAAAAGATGATCACAAATCTACTACGTCCGCTTTTACTGTTGGAAATTTGGCTCAGCGTAGTCTTTG ATGCAAGATCCGTGTATAGTTGCGATGCCAACATATTACGGGGTTATAATGCCTCATTTGGATCTGGAATCATTTTGGGTGGAAACGAATGCAGAATTTTGCACcatttcaaaggaaaattcgcaTATTCGGTGAAACTTTTGAATAATGGAGCATGTGATATAATGTGCGAGATTCTTTACCAAGACTTTTTCAACCACcagcaatatcaattttgtgATGACACGGTTACAATTATTGAGGCAGACGTGGAAGGAATATCAACTGTGAGGCTCCTTAATCCTGGGGCAACTGATACAGAAGCAAGCGCCaaattttgtttaacgatttccTACCTTG CCATTTATCCATCATTCCCTTTCGAACTGAATTGTGGAAATGAAGCGACGACTGACGCGTGGGTCGTGAGAACAGAAAAGAATCCTTCCGTGACTGGGCAGTCTG TTAATGTGGACGAAGATATACGTTCTTCAGACAGGAATCGGTCCATATCTGAAAGTGAACGAAGACCAGATGCATATCAACCTTCTTGTG TTCTCATTGTGTTGCTTGTTGTTGCCATTCTTTGCATTTTGGTTCTTGTGGCATTGCTTATCTACTTCAGAAG GAAATGGAAGTCACCTCACCATAAAGCAGGACTCATTACGCCTGGGGTAGGGAGTGAATCCATCAACTATGTCAGTGAGACACCAAACAGCGGCATTTACACGGGACTAGACCATGCTACACACTACCAAGACCCGAATGGACACTACACAGCTTTACACCAAACCAACAG GCCAGCGAGTTACCTTGTACCAGCTACCTACCAAGATGTCAAGTGA
- the LOC128157377 gene encoding uncharacterized protein LOC128157377 isoform X2 — protein sequence MNLSSFRNCFLSCFEKMITNLLRPLLLLEIWLSVVFDARSVYSCDANILRGYNASFGSGIILGGNECRILHHFKGKFAYSVKLLNNGACDIMCEILYQDFFNHQQYQFCDDTVTIIEADVEGISTVRLLNPGATDTEASAKFCLTISYLAIYPSFPFELNCGNEATTDAWVVRTEKNPSVTGQSDRNRSISESERRPDAYQPSCVVLIVLLVVAILCILVLVALLIYFRRKWKSPHHKAGLITPGVGSESINYVSETPNSGIYTGLDHATHYQDPNGHYTALHQTNRPASYLVPATYQDVK from the exons ATGAACCTCTCATCATTTCGCAACTGTTTTCTATCGTGCTTTGAAAAGATGATCACAAATCTACTACGTCCGCTTTTACTGTTGGAAATTTGGCTCAGCGTAGTCTTTG ATGCAAGATCCGTGTATAGTTGCGATGCCAACATATTACGGGGTTATAATGCCTCATTTGGATCTGGAATCATTTTGGGTGGAAACGAATGCAGAATTTTGCACcatttcaaaggaaaattcgcaTATTCGGTGAAACTTTTGAATAATGGAGCATGTGATATAATGTGCGAGATTCTTTACCAAGACTTTTTCAACCACcagcaatatcaattttgtgATGACACGGTTACAATTATTGAGGCAGACGTGGAAGGAATATCAACTGTGAGGCTCCTTAATCCTGGGGCAACTGATACAGAAGCAAGCGCCaaattttgtttaacgatttccTACCTTG CCATTTATCCATCATTCCCTTTCGAACTGAATTGTGGAAATGAAGCGACGACTGACGCGTGGGTCGTGAGAACAGAAAAGAATCCTTCCGTGACTGGGCAGTCTG ACAGGAATCGGTCCATATCTGAAAGTGAACGAAGACCAGATGCATATCAACCTTCTTGTG TAGTTCTCATTGTGTTGCTTGTTGTTGCCATTCTTTGCATTTTGGTTCTTGTGGCATTGCTTATCTACTTCAGAAG GAAATGGAAGTCACCTCACCATAAAGCAGGACTCATTACGCCTGGGGTAGGGAGTGAATCCATCAACTATGTCAGTGAGACACCAAACAGCGGCATTTACACGGGACTAGACCATGCTACACACTACCAAGACCCGAATGGACACTACACAGCTTTACACCAAACCAACAG GCCAGCGAGTTACCTTGTACCAGCTACCTACCAAGATGTCAAGTGA
- the LOC128157377 gene encoding uncharacterized protein LOC128157377 isoform X4 — protein sequence MNLSSFRNCFLSCFEKMITNLLRPLLLLEIWLSVVFDARSVYSCDANILRGYNASFGSGIILGGNECRILHHFKGKFAYSVKLLNNGACDIMCEILYQDFFNHQQYQFCDDTVTIIEADVEGISTVRLLNPGATDTEASAKFCLTISYLAIYPSFPFELNCGNEATTDAWVVRTEKNPSVTGQSVNVDEDIRSSDRNRSISESERRPDAYQPSCVVLIVLLVVAILCILVLVALLIYFRRKWKSPHHKAGLITPGVGSESINYVSETPNSGIYTGLDHATHYQDPNGHYTALHQTNRPASYLVPATYQDVK from the exons ATGAACCTCTCATCATTTCGCAACTGTTTTCTATCGTGCTTTGAAAAGATGATCACAAATCTACTACGTCCGCTTTTACTGTTGGAAATTTGGCTCAGCGTAGTCTTTG ATGCAAGATCCGTGTATAGTTGCGATGCCAACATATTACGGGGTTATAATGCCTCATTTGGATCTGGAATCATTTTGGGTGGAAACGAATGCAGAATTTTGCACcatttcaaaggaaaattcgcaTATTCGGTGAAACTTTTGAATAATGGAGCATGTGATATAATGTGCGAGATTCTTTACCAAGACTTTTTCAACCACcagcaatatcaattttgtgATGACACGGTTACAATTATTGAGGCAGACGTGGAAGGAATATCAACTGTGAGGCTCCTTAATCCTGGGGCAACTGATACAGAAGCAAGCGCCaaattttgtttaacgatttccTACCTTG CCATTTATCCATCATTCCCTTTCGAACTGAATTGTGGAAATGAAGCGACGACTGACGCGTGGGTCGTGAGAACAGAAAAGAATCCTTCCGTGACTGGGCAGTCTG TTAATGTGGACGAAGATATACGTTCTTCAGACAGGAATCGGTCCATATCTGAAAGTGAACGAAGACCAGATGCATATCAACCTTCTTGTG TAGTTCTCATTGTGTTGCTTGTTGTTGCCATTCTTTGCATTTTGGTTCTTGTGGCATTGCTTATCTACTTCAGAAG GAAATGGAAGTCACCTCACCATAAAGCAGGACTCATTACGCCTGGGGTAGGGAGTGAATCCATCAACTATGTCAGTGAGACACCAAACAGCGGCATTTACACGGGACTAGACCATGCTACACACTACCAAGACCCGAATGGACACTACACAGCTTTACACCAAACCAACAG GCCAGCGAGTTACCTTGTACCAGCTACCTACCAAGATGTCAAGTGA